A genome region from Euphorbia lathyris chromosome 4, ddEupLath1.1, whole genome shotgun sequence includes the following:
- the LOC136226891 gene encoding F-box protein At3g07870-like isoform X1, giving the protein MSTTSVMKRKNISKACGPMNRNEEAEAGQVEIQHSGCSIVNLPSHILATILFRLPIKKIVVCKCICKSWYAMISNPEFTKMHYAQSEVLPIARTVNSTHVSRTLYPLELEQDERSMDMFLCQQSHDYSERIRQVCMKTGSKLKIPVRNFPIDSNEAVALNPMDYRYKIVNSCNGFLCLSEPIYNKPAVVCNPVTGEFINLPQVIKGENVDGSSHDHFDCGFGFSPKTNQYKVVKILKQYSPMEKKYGNLVQVHILGTRSWKNIEFAPYSGYTFLFPTYLNGAVHWICLLVKKLILILSFDCEKECFLQLSSPPLREGSRDNVGMGVLGGCLCICDSSDPSLTCVWVMKDYGVETSWTKVFEIDVSCCDRMLYGLYQPIKYMNNGALLMFNYPRSILIYYDPRNHGLKLFGFRPIKSKFEILAHTPSLISLKDVLAGCEVEVVNVYSRCAGLKLKGEARAISLYLKKDLKVLSDSDCDPDYEFFLYNYIYYESVEYWWGKYDYGFSVLA; this is encoded by the exons AAGAAGCTGAGGCTGGCCAAGTAGAGATCCAACATTCAGGTTGTTCAATTGTGAATTTACCTAGCCACATTCTTGCAACTATTCTTTTTAGACTGCCGATTAAAAAGATAGTTGTTTGCAAATGCATATGCAAATCTTGGTATGCTATGATTTCGAATCCTGAATTTACTAAGATGCACTATGCTCAGTCTGAGGTCCTTCCAATTGCTCGAACTGTGAATTCTACACACGTGTCAAGAACACTTTATCCTCTTGAGCTAGAACAAGATGAAAGGTCTATGGACATGTTTTTGTGTCAGCAATCCCATGACTATTCTGAACGGATTCGCCAGGTTTGTATGAAAACGGGTTCCAAGTTAAAGATTCCAGTCCGCAACTTCCCTATCGATAGCAATGAAGCGGTCGCATTGAATCCAATGGATTACAGGTATAAGATAGTCAATTCGTGTAACGGATTTCTTTGCCTATCTGAACCAATTTATAATAAGCCTGCCGTTGTGTGCAATCCAGTTACAGGAGAGTTTAttaatcttccacaagtgattAAGGGTGAAAATGTTGATGGTTCTTCTCATGATCATTTTGATTGTGGTTTTGGTTTTAGCCCAAAGACCAATCAATACAAAGTGGTAAAAATTTTGAAGCAATATTCACCTATGGAAAAGAAATATGGTAACTTGGTTCAAGTACACATTCTTGGTACAAGATCATGGAAAAATATCGAATTTGCTCCCTATTCGGGGTATACGTTCTTATTTCCTACTTATCTGAATGGTGCAGTTCATTGGATTTGTCTTCTTGTTAAGAAATTAATTCTCATTCTttcatttgattgtgaaaaagAATGTTTCCTCCAACTTTCATCACCTCCATTAAGGGAGGGGTCAAGGGACAATGTGGGTATGGGAGTACTAGGAGGATGTCTTTGCATATGTGACTCTTCTGATCCATCATTGACTTGTGTTTGGGTGATGAAGGATTATGGTGTCGAAACATCTTGGACAAAAGTTTTCGAAATCGACGTGAGTTGTTGTGATAGAATGCTTTATGGATTATATCAACCcataaaatacatgaataatggAGCACTTCTGATGTTCAATTATCCTAGGAGTATTCTAATTTATTATGACCCAAGAAATCATGGATTGAAGCTTTTCGGGTTTCGTCCcatcaaatcaaaatttgagATACTTGCTCATACTCCAAGCTTAATTTCACTCAAGGATGTTCTTGCAGGATGTGAAGTGGAGGTAGTTAATGTCTATTCAAG GTGTGCCGGGTTGAAATTAAAGGGCGAAGCTAGAGCCATTTCCTTGTATTTGAAGAAGGATCTTAAGGTTCTATCTGATTCTGATTGTGATCCTgattatgagttttttttatataactaCATATACTATGAATCGGTAGAATACTGGTGGGGTAAGTATGACTATGGCTTTTCAGTATTAGCCTGA
- the LOC136226891 gene encoding F-box protein At3g07870-like isoform X2 — protein sequence MKRKNISKACGPMNRNEEAEAGQVEIQHSGCSIVNLPSHILATILFRLPIKKIVVCKCICKSWYAMISNPEFTKMHYAQSEVLPIARTVNSTHVSRTLYPLELEQDERSMDMFLCQQSHDYSERIRQVCMKTGSKLKIPVRNFPIDSNEAVALNPMDYRYKIVNSCNGFLCLSEPIYNKPAVVCNPVTGEFINLPQVIKGENVDGSSHDHFDCGFGFSPKTNQYKVVKILKQYSPMEKKYGNLVQVHILGTRSWKNIEFAPYSGYTFLFPTYLNGAVHWICLLVKKLILILSFDCEKECFLQLSSPPLREGSRDNVGMGVLGGCLCICDSSDPSLTCVWVMKDYGVETSWTKVFEIDVSCCDRMLYGLYQPIKYMNNGALLMFNYPRSILIYYDPRNHGLKLFGFRPIKSKFEILAHTPSLISLKDVLAGCEVEVVNVYSRCAGLKLKGEARAISLYLKKDLKVLSDSDCDPDYEFFLYNYIYYESVEYWWGKYDYGFSVLA from the exons AAGAAGCTGAGGCTGGCCAAGTAGAGATCCAACATTCAGGTTGTTCAATTGTGAATTTACCTAGCCACATTCTTGCAACTATTCTTTTTAGACTGCCGATTAAAAAGATAGTTGTTTGCAAATGCATATGCAAATCTTGGTATGCTATGATTTCGAATCCTGAATTTACTAAGATGCACTATGCTCAGTCTGAGGTCCTTCCAATTGCTCGAACTGTGAATTCTACACACGTGTCAAGAACACTTTATCCTCTTGAGCTAGAACAAGATGAAAGGTCTATGGACATGTTTTTGTGTCAGCAATCCCATGACTATTCTGAACGGATTCGCCAGGTTTGTATGAAAACGGGTTCCAAGTTAAAGATTCCAGTCCGCAACTTCCCTATCGATAGCAATGAAGCGGTCGCATTGAATCCAATGGATTACAGGTATAAGATAGTCAATTCGTGTAACGGATTTCTTTGCCTATCTGAACCAATTTATAATAAGCCTGCCGTTGTGTGCAATCCAGTTACAGGAGAGTTTAttaatcttccacaagtgattAAGGGTGAAAATGTTGATGGTTCTTCTCATGATCATTTTGATTGTGGTTTTGGTTTTAGCCCAAAGACCAATCAATACAAAGTGGTAAAAATTTTGAAGCAATATTCACCTATGGAAAAGAAATATGGTAACTTGGTTCAAGTACACATTCTTGGTACAAGATCATGGAAAAATATCGAATTTGCTCCCTATTCGGGGTATACGTTCTTATTTCCTACTTATCTGAATGGTGCAGTTCATTGGATTTGTCTTCTTGTTAAGAAATTAATTCTCATTCTttcatttgattgtgaaaaagAATGTTTCCTCCAACTTTCATCACCTCCATTAAGGGAGGGGTCAAGGGACAATGTGGGTATGGGAGTACTAGGAGGATGTCTTTGCATATGTGACTCTTCTGATCCATCATTGACTTGTGTTTGGGTGATGAAGGATTATGGTGTCGAAACATCTTGGACAAAAGTTTTCGAAATCGACGTGAGTTGTTGTGATAGAATGCTTTATGGATTATATCAACCcataaaatacatgaataatggAGCACTTCTGATGTTCAATTATCCTAGGAGTATTCTAATTTATTATGACCCAAGAAATCATGGATTGAAGCTTTTCGGGTTTCGTCCcatcaaatcaaaatttgagATACTTGCTCATACTCCAAGCTTAATTTCACTCAAGGATGTTCTTGCAGGATGTGAAGTGGAGGTAGTTAATGTCTATTCAAG GTGTGCCGGGTTGAAATTAAAGGGCGAAGCTAGAGCCATTTCCTTGTATTTGAAGAAGGATCTTAAGGTTCTATCTGATTCTGATTGTGATCCTgattatgagttttttttatataactaCATATACTATGAATCGGTAGAATACTGGTGGGGTAAGTATGACTATGGCTTTTCAGTATTAGCCTGA